The genomic interval CCCATCAGCATTCTCCCCACGGACATCGACGACAACGAACATGTCAACAACGTGGTGTATCTGCGATGGATCTTCGACGTGGCGCTGGCGCACTGGAACGTGAGTGCGCCCGACGACATGAAGGCCACCTACGGGTGGGTGGCCACGCGCCACGAAATCGACTATCGCCGCGAGGCGGTGCTGGGAGACGAGATCATTGCGCGCACCTGGATTGGCGCGGTGGACTCCCGG from Gemmatimonas sp. UBA7669 carries:
- a CDS encoding acyl-CoA thioesterase, with the protein product MSFAKHGLQVFDIPISILPTDIDDNEHVNNVVYLRWIFDVALAHWNVSAPDDMKATYGWVATRHEIDYRREAVLGDEIIARTWIGAVDSRRFERHTEIVRGQDDHVLARARSLWTLIARDTGRITRIPPHMVELFSAYMHPV